The following is a genomic window from Chryseobacterium sp. StRB126.
CTGATGGGACAACAGAAAAAAATCTTGCCTTACGATATATCAGAACGAATTTTGGAGATAAACAGGAAATGTCTGCCATGGTGGGAATTCAAAAATCATTTTTTAAACAATATTGGACTACAAACTTCAGCATCGGAGTTCAGCATAACAGAAACAACGGAAGTCTTGATATAGATCCTACCACAGGAGACAGATTTAAAGCTGAGGACGGCACTGATTTTGTCTATGTCAATAACATAAACACTACTAGTCTTTTAATTCAAACCAATAATACCATTCGTCTTGATAAGGCTAAAACATGGTTCCTTGGGGTAAACTTTTTCTACATAGACAAACAACAGATAGAGCTGGGTAGGCTGCGAAGTTTATCAAGTTTAGATCTTAGTATCAAGAAAAACTGGAACGACTGGACCTTTGCTCTGAATGTAAATGATGTTTTGAGAACCAATATTGTGGAAATTGATGATTATCAATCCAATGGAAATTATAACTATATCCACCAGAATCAGTACCCAAGAAGTTTAACAGTAAGCCTTACTTACAATTTCGGGAATAAAAAACTGAAAAAGGTAAGGGATATTGAAGGAGCTTCAGATTCTATCAAAAGCAGAACAAGATAAAACTATCTTTCTTCATATTCAATCAAATTATTTTGTACACGAACCTGTTGATTTTTCAGCAGGTTTTTTATCTTTAATTATATGAAAAAAGGGTTAGTATTTATCATCTGCTTTATCTTTCTGTTATTGACAGCCTGTAAAGAAAGCAGGATCCATCTTGGAAATAATATCAGCTTTAATAAAGAGGAAAATCTTCATTATGGAAATAGTCCGGAACAGGTTATGGATCTTTATATTCCCAATAAAAAATTATCCGGAGAAGAAGAAGTCTTTGTTATTATTCATGGTGGTGGCTGGCGCGGCGGGAATAAATCCCAGCTTACCTTCTTTACCCTTTCTATGATGCAAAGATTTCCGGATCACATTTTTATCAATATGAATTATAGATTGGCTTCCACTATACAATATGCTATTCCCAATCAGACGGATGATATTAAAAATGTTATTGTTTATCTGAAAAAGAGACTCAACTATAAACCTAGGTTAATTCTTATGGGGAATAGTGCCGGCGGGCATTTATCTATGCTTTATGCTTATCATTTTGATGCTGATAAAAACGTGAAGGCAGTGATCAATATTGTAGGTCCTGCTGACCTTTCAGATGAAGGTTTCAAGAGCTATGAAGAATATTCTTTTATAGAAAAGCACCTGATTGATCCTAAAATACTGCCAACAACAACCGCAGCAGGCAACTTTGCAAGTCCTGTACATTGGATTAATACGACCTCATCCCCCACTCTTGCTTACTATGGAAAAACAGACCGCGTGGTTCCTTTAAGTCAAAATAAGATTCTGGATTCTGTTTTGAGTAAAAACAATGTTTTTCATGAATCTTATGAGTTCAGTGGAGGTCATTTGGATTGGGATAAATTACCAAACAATACTTTTCTTGTTGATAAGATTGAAGCTTTTCTTGAAAAGATAGACAAAAAATAACACGTTCTGATAGATCAAAACGTGTTATTCTTTTAATTTTAGGTGAGCATATTTTATTTTAATTGGATTTACTCAGATCTTACAACATCTGTTCTGGCGGAAACACCATTGGAATTGAATGCTTCAATCTGGAAGTAATAAGCATCTGTTCGGTCTGCGCCTGTAAAGAAGTATTCATTCTTTCCGTACACCATTATGCTTCCATACATTTTATCAGGAGATTTTCCCCAATAGATTACATAGCCGTCTGCCTCAGGATTTTGCTGCCATTTCATCCAGATACTTCTTCTTTCTCCATATTTTTTAGGATCAGCTCTTAAAGGGACAAAGCCTTCTACCTTAGCAGGCTGTTTTCCAGCTCCTTTCCCAAACACTCTGAAACCACTTAATGCAAATTTTCCTGTAGGCATTTTAAGGTTTTCCATTTTCAGGAAACGGGCTTTTGCGGGCTGCTCAAGCTCAACATAATCGTGAGGAACATCTTTTGTGTTCTTACTTTTATCAACAATTACATTCCATTTTTTACCATCATTGGAGCCATAGATTTTATACTGGTGCATTTTTCCTAAGGTTTTGCCCATGAACTCGGCATCCTGATCCGCATAATTGATCTGAATGGCATTGATTGTAGAAACTTCACCAAGATCAGTCTGGAACCACTCTCCGGAATTTCCTGTTTTAGCACTCCAATAGGTCTTGATGTCTTCATCTACAGCATAATTGGGCTGATAACTTCCAAAGGTAGATGAAACCTGAACCGGTTTATTATAATTCAGCAACATCCATCCGGCAAAAAGACCTTTTGTAAAATCTTTCGCCTGTGCATACTGCGGAAGGTAAGTAGGATAATCTCCATAAGCTGTATTGCAATACATCACATCATCTTTATCAAAACCTGCCGGCCAGATACCCAGCCTTCTTTCAAAATTATTTTTGGTAGAAATAAAGATGGTGGAAACGTGCCACCAGTTTTTATAATTGTCTTCAAAAGTTGCTCCGTGACCTGCTCCTCTTGCAAAACCTCCCGGTTTATAAGAGAATGGATTATGCTGCTGATATTCGAAACCCTCCAAAGGGTTCTTGCTTACATAGACTCCATCGGAATATCCACTGAACTCTGTTGCCGGAGCACCATACTGCATATAATATTTCCCGTTATGTTTCGTCATCCATGCTCCTTCTACAAAAGGCTGAAGAAAAACATTATCATTGTATTCCCCAAACCTTTCCCAGCCGTGATCTTCGGGTTTTAGTTTGATAATGGGTTTTACGAAACCTTCAGACTGAAGATTTTTCACTTTCACTTCTGTTCCCAGTAATGGCCATTCATTACTTGAACCCCAATATAGATATAACTTATTTTTATCTTCATCATAATGGAATGCCGGATCCCATGCTCCTACTTTTAAAGTATCTACAGCAATCTTCCAGTCGTCTTTGGTTGGATTTGTACTTTTCCAAATTGGAAAATCCTGTTCCCATGTAGAACCATAAACATAGAGTGTATCTTTCATAGCCCAGACAGCCGGAGCATTAAGATCATGAATATATTTATTATCTCTGAGAAATTTTCTTTTAACAAACTTCCAGTCCAGCATATCATCACTGTACCAGTATCCTTCCTGATTGGTAGAAAAAAGAAACAGTTTATTCTTAAAGTTAACGATGACAGGATCCGCCGTGGCGCGGTGTTTTCCCTGTTTCGAAAAAACTTCAAAAGGAGTATATCCATAATCAATGTTAATAGGATTACAAAAAGTTTTTTGCTGAGCACCTACCATTATTCCAAGAAAAATGGCTAATAAGAGAATATATTGTCTCATTTTTAGATTTTAAAGATAATGGCAAAGTTAGCTAACTTTTTTGGGTTTTCTCCAAATAAAGCCATCAAGAAGATAGTGAGTAAGCTGTGGCACAACTAATAAGGGAACTAAAAACTGAAGCAGTTTTTCAGAAACAGCCAGGTTTAGAGAAAAATGTTCATTCCACACCAGAGTTTCCCACAGGAGTTCTTCCAATAAAGCCAAACCTAAAATGATTCCTATAAATAAAAAGATCCCTGAAAATGATTTAAATATCTGCATCCGGTTTAACTGCTGGTGATCTTTCTGTTTGATCTCACCGATATAGATCAGGGCGATATAAGGAATACCATGAGAGACAACATTCAGGAAGGTAAAAAGTAAATCATTATTAAAATACACGATCCCAAAA
Proteins encoded in this region:
- a CDS encoding alpha/beta hydrolase is translated as MKKGLVFIICFIFLLLTACKESRIHLGNNISFNKEENLHYGNSPEQVMDLYIPNKKLSGEEEVFVIIHGGGWRGGNKSQLTFFTLSMMQRFPDHIFINMNYRLASTIQYAIPNQTDDIKNVIVYLKKRLNYKPRLILMGNSAGGHLSMLYAYHFDADKNVKAVINIVGPADLSDEGFKSYEEYSFIEKHLIDPKILPTTTAAGNFASPVHWINTTSSPTLAYYGKTDRVVPLSQNKILDSVLSKNNVFHESYEFSGGHLDWDKLPNNTFLVDKIEAFLEKIDKK
- a CDS encoding discoidin domain-containing protein — translated: MRQYILLLAIFLGIMVGAQQKTFCNPINIDYGYTPFEVFSKQGKHRATADPVIVNFKNKLFLFSTNQEGYWYSDDMLDWKFVKRKFLRDNKYIHDLNAPAVWAMKDTLYVYGSTWEQDFPIWKSTNPTKDDWKIAVDTLKVGAWDPAFHYDEDKNKLYLYWGSSNEWPLLGTEVKVKNLQSEGFVKPIIKLKPEDHGWERFGEYNDNVFLQPFVEGAWMTKHNGKYYMQYGAPATEFSGYSDGVYVSKNPLEGFEYQQHNPFSYKPGGFARGAGHGATFEDNYKNWWHVSTIFISTKNNFERRLGIWPAGFDKDDVMYCNTAYGDYPTYLPQYAQAKDFTKGLFAGWMLLNYNKPVQVSSTFGSYQPNYAVDEDIKTYWSAKTGNSGEWFQTDLGEVSTINAIQINYADQDAEFMGKTLGKMHQYKIYGSNDGKKWNVIVDKSKNTKDVPHDYVELEQPAKARFLKMENLKMPTGKFALSGFRVFGKGAGKQPAKVEGFVPLRADPKKYGERRSIWMKWQQNPEADGYVIYWGKSPDKMYGSIMVYGKNEYFFTGADRTDAYYFQIEAFNSNGVSARTDVVRSE